A genomic region of Chelmon rostratus isolate fCheRos1 chromosome 8, fCheRos1.pri, whole genome shotgun sequence contains the following coding sequences:
- the aste1a gene encoding protein asteroid homolog 1, producing the protein MGVQGLTRFIEAHPQIYLDVQFRKRRLVIDGCNLLYLLYFNSGLDQNHGGEYAAFEELIEKFVKALRDCEVAPYVVLDGGSDHTDKKLETLTRRAADRIRRAHHAAQTGVQTKILPQLVKLVFRQTLARLQVPVAQCYGEADRQIAALAREWECPVLSNDSDFYIFDLPAGLLHISHFQWEAVERSGSHSYIPCKSYRTSSFCSLFNMRCQLLPAFASLVGNDYVNLRRMETSISWIPSHLEGLLCWLRGFHLPQEALDAVLGLMGELSRERQEEVLQGLHLGMQEYQLPPSSLKMFFVHGTAPPFPAEQVAALVPDWTRLPLTQARLTPDILDVLLLKRMSLSFPVDRGDMPSAHLTSRPLRQVMYGLLLGRELQVTERDREDVQLRDVPVPPVFTGLTRQLTLPSLDKAEPALRLQVLLEALGVTEASLSHLPPQLRLPVAVTCYWLQRAEPRPEERLLKALLLGLSDEDALRHRAVLQNQQPPQLDVGVVHAFNQWQACLKDSVHLNQLLGFPLPEPHIARLYEGTLVHHLVHLMRTGGKLKSFLKSAPSSVKRYHSMLAAVRQLRTEEASTLPETQTRATAPWRERQQPVDGLTANLQQLFLQCEDDHEAGSVVRAEKDLRLQDLVSLKTRYRTKERSNRCHNPEMARKEECRGQDLL; encoded by the exons ATGGGCGTTCAAGGACTGACCAGGTTCATAGAGGCTCACCCACAGATCTACCTGGACGTCCAGTTCAGGAAGAGACGGCTGGTGATCGACGGCTGTAACCTGCTCTACCTGCTGTACTTCAACTCAG GTCTGGACCAGAATCACGGCGGGGAGTATGCTGCATTTGAGGAGCTCATTGAGAAGTTCGTCAAGGCCCTGAGAGACTGCGAGGTCGCACCGTACGTGGTCCTGGACGGGGGGTCGGACCACACTGACAAGAAGCTTGAAACGTTGACGCGCAGAGCTGCGGACCGGATCAGGAGAGCCCACCATGCGGCGCAGACCGGCGTGCAGACGAAGATCCTGCCGCAGCTGGTCAAGCTGGTGTTCAGACAGACGCTGGCTCGGCTGCAGGTCCCGGTGGCTCAGTGCTACGGAGAGGCCGACCGGCAGATCGCCGCCCTGGCCAGGGAGTGGGAGTGCCCGGTGCTTTCCAACGACAGCGACTTCTACATCTTCGACCTCCCGGCGGGGCTGCTGCACATCTCTCACTTCCAGTGGGAGGCGGTGGAGCGAAGCGGCTCGCACAGCTACATCCCCTGTAAGAGCTACAGAACCTCCAGCTTCTGCTCCCTGTTCAACATGCGGTGCCAGCTCCTGCCCGCCTTCGCCTCCTTGGTCGGGAATGACTACGTGAACCTGCGGAGGATGGAAACATCCATCAGCTGGATACCGAGCCACCTGGAGGGGCTGCTCTGCTGGCTGAGGGGCTTCCACCTGCCTCAGGAGGCCTTGGATGCTGtgctggggctgatgggagagctgagcagggagagacaggaggaggtgctgcaggGTTTGCATCTGGGCATGCAGGAGTACCAGCTCCCCCCCAGCTCCCTGAAGATGTTCTTCGTCCACGGGACAGCACCTCCATTCCCAGCAGAACAA gtggcagctctCGTCCCGGACTGGACGCGGCTGCCGCTGACGCAGGCCCGGCTGACCCCGGACATCCTGGACGTGCTGCTGTTGAAGAGGATGAGCCTCAGCTTCCCCGTGGACCGCGGCGACATGCCCAGCGCTCACCTGACCTCCAGGCCGCTCCGCCAGGTGATGTACGGGCTGCTGCTGGGCAGAGAGCTCCAGGtgacggagagagacagagaagacgTCCAGCTGAGAGACGTCCCAGTCCCTCCCGTCTTCACAGGCCTCACTCGGCAGCTGACACTCCCCTCACTGGATAAG GCGGAGCCCGCTCTGCGTCTGCAGGTGTTACTGGAGGCCCTGGGGGTGACCGAGGCCTCGCTGAGCCACCTGCCGCCTCAGCTGCGCCTCCCGGTGGCCGTCACCTGCTACTGGCTGCAGAGAGCCGAGCCTCGTCCGGAGGAGAGGCTGCTGAAGGCGCTGCTGCTGGGACTGAGCGATGAAGACGcactgagacacagagcag ttttGCAGAATcagcagccaccacagctggatGTGGGGGTGGTTCATGCCTTCAACCAATGGCAGGCCTGCCTGAAGGACAGCGTCCACCTGAACCAGCTGCTGGGCTTCCCGTTACCTGAACCTCACATCGCACG GTTGTATGAGGGGACGTTGGTCCACCACCTGGTCCACCTGATGAGGACAGGAGGAAAACTGAAGAGCTTTCTGAAGAGCGCTCCTTCAAGTGTGAAACGGTACCACTCCATGCTGGCCGCCGTCCGCCAGCTTCGCACCGAGGAGGCGTCAACGCTGCCAGAGACCCAGACGAGAGCCACGGCGCCATGGCGAGAGCGGCAGCAGCCCGTGGACGGCCTGACCGcgaacctgcagcagctgttcctGCAGTGCGAAGACGACCACGAGGCCGGAAGCGTCGTCAGAGCAGAGAAGGATCTGCGTCTGCAGGATCTGGTGTCGCTGAAAACTCGGTACAGAACGAAAGAGAGAAGCAACCGGTGCCACAACCCTGAAATGGCCCGCAAAGAGGAGTGCAGGGGCCAGGACCTCCTGTGA
- the aldh5a1 gene encoding succinate-semialdehyde dehydrogenase, mitochondrial codes for MSTFCVLKTRCFLRQVFPAAMQRHYSLDVSAPLLRTQGYVDGRWISASSVFPVLDPATGKEIARVSDCGPAEAKQAVDAAYKAFYSWKQYTAKERSVLLRKWFDLLTLHKEDLAKLITFESGKPLRESLGEIAYSASFLEWFSEEARRVYGDIVPSPAKDRKILLLKQPVGVASIITPWNFPSAMITRKVGAALAAGCTVVVKPAEDTPLSALALAELAEQAGIPAGVFNVVPCSREKTPSVGEVLCTDPLVAKISFTGSTATGKVLLKMAADTVKKASMELGGHAPFIVFDSADVDKAVSGAMASKFRNSGQTCVCSNRFLVQSGIHDRFMEKLGRAMDAELRVGHGSEPDTTQGPLINSRAAEKVTHQISDAVSKGAKVLKGGKRLDGSFVEPTLLADVSTEMLCMKEETFGPLLPVIRFNTEEEALAIANASNVGLAGYCYSQDVSQIWRVAEALEVGIVGVNEGLLSTPEATFGGVKQSGLGCEGSKYGIKEYLEVKYMCFGGLKP; via the exons ATGTCCACTTTCTGTGTGCTGAAGACTCGTTGCTTCCTCCGGCAGGTCTTCCCCGCCGCCATGCAGAGACACTACAGCCTGGATGTCTCCGCTCCGCTGCTGCGGACGCAGGGCTACGTAGACGGCCGCTGGATCTCCGCATCCTCGGTGTTCCCCGTTCTGGACCCGGCCACCGGGAAGGAGATAGCCCGGGTGTCGGACTGTGGGCCGGCTGAGGCCAAGCAGGCGGTGGACGCGGCGTATAAGGCGTTTTATTCCTGGAAGCAGTACACTGCTAAG GAGAGGAGCGTCCTGTTGAGGAAGTGGTTCGACCTGCTGACACTGCACAAAGAAGACTTGGCCAAACTGATCACGTTCGAGAGC GGTAAACCTCTGCGGGAGTCTCTCGGGGAGATCGCGTACTCCGCCTCCTTCCTGGAGTGGTTTTCAGAGGAGGCTCGGCGAGTGTACGGCGACATCGTCCCGTCGCCCGCCAAAGACCGAAAGATCCTGCTCCTCAAACAGCCTGTGGGCGTCGCCTCCATCATCACGCCG TGGAACTTCCCCAGCGCCATGATCACCAGGAAGGTGGGAGCCGCTCTGGCCGCCGGCTGCACGGTGGTGGTCAAACCCGCAGAGGACACGCCGCTGTCGGCGCTCGCCCTGGCTGAG CTGGCGGAGCAGGCCGGGATCCCGGCGGGGGTGTTTAACGTGGTTCCTTGCTCCAGAGAGAAGACCCCGTCGGTCGGGGAGGTCCTCTGCACCGACCCGCTGGTGGCCAAAATCTCCTTCACCGGCTCCACCGCCACGGGCAAG GTGCTGCTGAAAATGGCCGCCGACACTGTGAAGAAGGCGTCCATGGAGCTGGGCGGCCACGCCCCCTTCATCGTGTTCGACAGCGCTGACGTCGACAAGGCGGTGAGCGGCGCCATGGCCTCCAAGTTCAGGAACTCCGGACAG aCGTGCGTGTGCTCGAATCGCTTTCTGGTGCAGAGCGGCATCCACGATCGCTTCATGGAGAAACTGGGCCGAGCGATGGACGCCGAGCTGCGCGTGGGTCACGGCTCGGAGCCCGACACCACCCAGGGTCCGCTCATCAACAGCAGAGCCGCGGAGAAG GTGACCCACCAGATATCGGACGCCGTGTCCAAGGGAGCGAAGGTGTTGAAGGGCGGGAAGCGTCTGGACGGGTCCTTCGTGGAGCCCACGCTGCTGGCCGACGTCAGCACGGAGATGCTCTGCATGAAGGAGGAAACCTTCGGGCCGCTGCTGCCCGTCATCCG GTTTAACACGGAGGAAGAGGCTCTGGCTATAGCGAACGCGTCTAACGTCGGGCTGGCAG GTTACTGCTACTCGCAGGATGTGAGTCAGATCTGGCGGGTGGCGGAGGCGCTGGAGGTGGGGATAGTTGGAGTCAACGAGGGTCTCCTGTCCACCCCGGAGGCCACGTTCGGCGGGGTCAAGCAGTCCGGTCTGGGCTGCGAAGGTTCCAAGTACGGCATCAAAGAGTATCTGGAGGTCAAGTACATGTGCTTCGGAGGCCTCAAACCCTGA